In Streptomyces sp. NBC_01408, one DNA window encodes the following:
- a CDS encoding GntR family transcriptional regulator, producing MTAFAPDSLVLNRKLPLWYQVSQSLRASILGRTPDASLRLPTEEQLAEHYGVSVLTMRQALKELEGEGLISRHRRRGTFIEPGARRGAPVRLLGSVDAIVAQQSGDRTTILGHARTTVAGELLEHFPDTSEVVTYRRLRHDRESGEPTNWAENAVLPEFAEAVDLADLERWPMTKVLRDIVGVRISRITDTVEARLADPETAELLQVPLLSPILHYTGVTYDEDGRVVDVARIRYRGDRFSFTVTVDAH from the coding sequence GTGACCGCCTTCGCCCCCGACTCCCTGGTACTGAACCGGAAGCTGCCGCTCTGGTACCAGGTGTCGCAGTCGCTACGCGCCTCGATACTCGGGCGCACCCCGGACGCCTCGCTGCGCCTGCCCACCGAGGAGCAGCTCGCCGAGCACTACGGGGTCAGCGTGCTGACCATGCGGCAGGCGCTCAAGGAGCTGGAGGGCGAGGGCCTGATCAGCAGGCACCGGCGGCGCGGCACCTTCATCGAGCCGGGGGCGCGGCGGGGCGCCCCGGTCCGGCTGCTGGGCTCGGTCGACGCGATCGTGGCCCAGCAGTCGGGCGACCGTACGACGATTCTCGGCCATGCCCGGACGACCGTGGCCGGGGAGCTGCTGGAGCACTTCCCGGACACGTCCGAGGTGGTCACGTACCGCCGGCTCCGCCATGACCGGGAGAGCGGCGAGCCGACCAACTGGGCCGAGAACGCGGTGCTTCCCGAGTTCGCCGAGGCGGTCGACCTGGCCGACCTCGAACGCTGGCCGATGACCAAGGTGCTGCGGGACATCGTGGGGGTGCGCATCAGCCGGATCACGGACACGGTGGAGGCCCGGCTCGCCGACCCGGAGACGGCCGAGCTGCTCCAGGTCCCCCTGCTCAGCCCGATCCTGCACTACACGGGCGTGACCTACGACGAGGACGGCCGGGTGGTGGACGTGGCGCGGATCCGCTATCGCGGTGACCGGTTCTCCTTCACGGTGACGGTCGACGCCCACTGA
- the hmgA gene encoding homogentisate 1,2-dioxygenase, which yields MSEQQAGGIEQARKTAEALEYLTGFGNEHSSEAVPGALPLGRNSPQRAPLGLYAEQLSGSAFTEPRSRNRRSWLYRIHPSAAHPPFTRTDNGNLRTAPFTEVPADPNRLRWNPLPDPAPGTDFLAGLWTLGGNGDAAQRTGMAIHLYAANSPMTDRVFSDSDGELLIVPERGGLLLRTELGLLAARPGEVALIPRGVRFRVELLDSDARGYVCENYGQPFELPDLGPIGANGLAAARDFQAPVAAYEDPGAGGQPTEVVNKFCGNLWSATYDHSPLDVVAWHGSHVPYVYDMRRFNVLGSISYDHPDPSIFTVLTSPSDTPGLAGVDFVVFAPRWLVGEDTFRPPYFHRNVMSEYMGLIEGAYDAKAEGFVPGGGSLHNMMSAHGPDRETFDRASAAELKPQKIDDGLAFMFETRWPITATAQAAAADHLQRGYDDVWQGLERHFRP from the coding sequence ATGAGCGAGCAGCAGGCCGGCGGCATCGAGCAGGCCAGGAAGACGGCGGAGGCACTGGAGTACCTCACCGGCTTCGGCAACGAACACAGCTCGGAGGCCGTCCCCGGCGCACTGCCGCTCGGCCGGAACTCGCCCCAGCGCGCCCCCCTCGGCCTCTACGCCGAGCAGCTCAGCGGCAGCGCCTTCACCGAGCCCCGCAGCCGCAACCGCCGCTCCTGGCTCTACCGGATCCACCCCTCCGCCGCGCACCCGCCCTTCACCCGGACCGACAACGGCAACCTGCGCACCGCGCCCTTCACCGAGGTCCCCGCCGACCCCAACCGGCTGCGCTGGAACCCGCTGCCCGACCCGGCCCCCGGCACCGACTTCCTGGCCGGCCTCTGGACCCTCGGCGGCAACGGCGACGCGGCCCAGCGCACCGGTATGGCCATCCACCTCTACGCTGCCAACTCCCCCATGACCGACCGGGTGTTCAGCGACTCCGACGGCGAGCTGCTGATCGTCCCCGAGCGCGGCGGCCTGCTCCTGCGCACCGAACTCGGCCTGCTCGCCGCCCGGCCGGGCGAGGTGGCCCTGATCCCGCGCGGGGTCCGCTTCCGCGTCGAGCTCCTGGACTCCGATGCCCGCGGGTACGTCTGCGAGAACTACGGGCAGCCCTTCGAGCTGCCCGACCTGGGCCCGATCGGCGCCAACGGCCTCGCCGCCGCACGGGACTTCCAGGCCCCGGTGGCCGCGTACGAGGACCCGGGCGCCGGCGGGCAGCCGACCGAGGTGGTCAACAAGTTCTGCGGCAACCTCTGGTCCGCCACCTACGACCACTCCCCGCTCGACGTCGTCGCCTGGCACGGCAGCCACGTGCCGTACGTCTACGACATGCGGCGCTTCAACGTGCTGGGCAGCATCAGCTACGACCACCCCGACCCGTCGATCTTCACCGTGCTGACCTCGCCCTCCGACACCCCGGGCCTGGCGGGCGTGGACTTCGTGGTCTTCGCCCCGCGGTGGCTGGTCGGCGAGGACACCTTCCGTCCGCCGTACTTCCACCGCAACGTGATGAGCGAGTACATGGGCCTGATCGAGGGCGCCTACGACGCGAAGGCCGAGGGCTTCGTCCCCGGCGGCGGCTCACTGCACAACATGATGTCCGCGCACGGCCCGGACCGGGAGACGTTCGACCGCGCGAGCGCCGCCGAGCTGAAGCCGCAGAAGATCGACGACGGTCTGGCCTTCATGTTCGAGACCCGGTGGCCGATCACCGCCACCGCCCAGGCGGCCGCCGCGGACCACCTCCAGCGCGGTTACGACGACGTCTGGCAGGGTCTGGAGCGCCACTTCCGCCCCTGA